In a genomic window of Rhinolophus ferrumequinum isolate MPI-CBG mRhiFer1 chromosome 2, mRhiFer1_v1.p, whole genome shotgun sequence:
- the CLDN14 gene encoding claudin-14, giving the protein MASTAVQILGFLFCFLGMVGTLITTILPHWRRTAHVGTNILTAVSYLKGLWMECVWHSTGIYQCQIYRSLLALPSDLQAARALMVISCLLSGVACACAVVGMKCTRCAKGTPAKTTFAVLGGALFILAGLLCMVAVSWTTNDVVQNFYNPLLPSGMKFEIGQALYLGFISSSLSLIGGTLLCLACQDEAPSRPSQAQPRATTATAATAPSYRPPTAYKDNRAPSVTSASYSGYRLNDYV; this is encoded by the coding sequence ATGGCCAGCACGGCCGTGCAGATCCTGGGCTTCCTGTTCTGCTTCCTGGGTATGGTGGGCACACTGATCACCACCATCCTGCCGCACTGGCGCAGGACAGCACATGTGGGCACCAACATCCTGACGGCGGTGTCCTACCTGAAGGGGCTGTGGATGGAGTGCGTGTGGCACAGCACGGGCATCTACCAGTGCCAGATCTACCGCTCGCTGCTGGCGCTGCCCAGCGACCTGCAGGCGGCGCGCGCGCTCATGGTCATCTCCTGCCTGCTGTCGGGTGTGGCCTGCGCCTGCGCGGTGGTGGGCATGAAGTGCACGCGCTGCGCCAAGGGCACGCCGGCCAAGACCACGTTCGCCGTGTTGGGCGGCGCGCTCTTCATCCTGGCGGGCCTGCTGTGCATGGTGGCGGTGTCCTGGACCACCAACGACGTGGTGCAGAATTTCTACAACCCGCTGCTGCCCAGCGGCATGAAGTTCGAGATCGGGCAGGCCCTGTACCTCGGCTTCATCTCCTCGTCCCTGTCGCTCATCGGCGGCACCCTGCTCTGCCTGGCCTGCCAGGACGAGGCGCCCTCCAGGCCCTCGCAGGCTCAGCCCAGGGCCACCACCGCCACCGCGGCCACTGCGCCCTCCTACCGGCCACCCACCGCCTACAAGGACAACCGGGCCCCCTCGGTCACCTCAGCCTCCTACAGCGGGTACAGGTTGAACGACTATGTGTGA